A region of the Pseudonocardia cypriaca genome:
AGCAATCTCGACGGAAGGACGTACCGAACTTGGGCCCCGTCATCCAGACCGACAAGCTGAGCCGTCCCGGCCGGCACACCGTCACCGCAGCGGACAAGGCACAGGCCCGCGAGGTGTCACTGCGCCGGATCGCACGGCTGTTCATCCCGCACCGCTGGTCCATCGCCACGGTCACCGCCACCATCGTCGTGTCGTCCGTCGTCGCGATGGCGTCGCCGTTCCTGCTGCGCGCCGTCATCGACGACGCCCTTCCGCACCAGAACCTGAATCTCCTGGTGTGGCTGGTCATCGGGATGGTCGCCGTCGCCGCCCTGACCGCTGCCCTGGGTGTGGTCCAGGCCTGGATCTCGACGAACGTCGGCCAGCAGGTCATGCACCGGCTGCGCACCGACGTCTTCACCCACCTGCAACGCCAGTCGATCGCCTTCTTCACCCGCACCCGCACCGGGGAGGTGCAGTCGCGGATCACCAACGACATCGGTGGCATGCAGACCGTCGTCACCTCGACGGCCACCTCGCTCGCCTCGAACCTCACCACCGTCGTCGCGACCCTGGTCGCCATGCTCGCCCTGAGCTGGCAGCTGACGCTGGTCTCGCTGCTGGTGCTGCCGCCGTCGATCTGGCTGACCCGGCGCGTGGCGCGGATGCGGCGCGCCATCACCGCGGCCCAGCAGCGCGAGCTGGCCGACCTGAACGTCGTCATCGAGGAGGGGCTGTCGATCAGCGGCGTGCAGCTCACGAAGACGATGGGCACCGGCCCCGCACTCGTGGAGCGGTTCACGGCGTCATCCGAGCGACTCGTCGACCTCGAACTGCGCGCCCAGCTCGCCGGGCGCTGGCGAATGGCCGCCACCAGCCTCGTCTTCGCCGCGATCCCGGCGATCATCTACCTCAGCGCAGGCCTGCCGTTCACCGCCGGGACGATGACGATCGGCACGCTCGTCGCCTTCACCGCCCTGCAGGCCGGGCTGTTCCGGCCGATCATCGGCCTGCTCGACGTCGGCGTGTCGCTGGTCAGCTCGCTCGCGCTGTTCGCACGGATCTTCGAGTACCTCGACCTGCTGGTCGAGGTCGACGACCCGGCCGCACCCGTGGACATCGACCCGGCGCGCGTCGAGGGACACGTCCGCGTCGAGGACGTCACCTTCACCTATCCCGGCAGCGACGCCGCCGCCATCGCCGGGATCACCCTGGACGTGCCCCCGGGCTCAACCCTCGCGCTGGTGGGTGAGACCGGTTCGGGCAAGAGCACGCTCGCCGCCCTGATCGCGCGGCTCCACGACCCCGACGCCGGCCGCATCACGATCGACGGCATCGACCTGCGGGACATGCGCCTGGCAGACCTCGCGCGCATCGTCGGCGTCGTCAGCCAGGAGACCTACCTGCTGCACACCACCATCCGCGAGAACCTGCGCTACGCCCGGCCCGACGCCACGGACATCGACATCGAGGCAGCCGCGCGCGCCGCGCAGATCCACGATCTGATCGCGAGCCTGCCGGACGGCTACGACACGGTCGTCGGCTCCCGCGGCCACCGCTTCTCAGGCGGGGAGAAGCAACGCATCGCGATCGCCCGGACCCTGCTGCGCGACCCCCGGGTGCTGGTTCTCGACGAGGCCACCAGCGCGCTCGACACCCACACCGAACGTGCCGTGCAGCGTGCGCTCGACGAGCTCAGCCGCGGCCGGACGACGATCACCATCGCCCACCGGCTCTCCACGGTGCGCACCGCCGACCAGATCGTCGTGATCGACCACGGCAGGATCGTCGAGTCGGGCAGCCACGACAACCTCATCGCCCGGCACGGCCGCTACGCCGACCTGGCCGCCTGACCACCATCCGGGGCTCCGCCGGTCAGTCGTGCCTTCGGGGAAGGACCAGTCCGGACTCGTAGGCGAGCACGACGAGCTGGGCTCGGTCTCGTGCGCCCAGCTTGGTCATGGCCCTGCTGACGTGGGTCTTCGCCGTCGTCGGACTGATGCTCATGACGCTGCCGATCTCGTCGTTGGACAGGCCTCTCGCGACGTGGGCCACGACTTCCCGCTCCCGGTTCGTGAGCACGTCGAGCGTCGACGACGTGTGGGCGGGCGGCGGACGACGGACGTACTCGGCGATGAGTTTGCGGGTGATGGTCGGCGCGAGGAGCGTGTCGCCCTTCGCGACCACGCGCACCGCGTGGAGCAGATCCTCCGGTTCGATGTCCTTGACCAGATAGCCGCTGGCGCCCGCGCGCAACGTCTCGAAGACGCACTCGTCGAACCCGTAGTTGGTGAGGATCACGACGTGGAGATCGGCGAGCTCGGCGTGCGCGGCGATGCACCGGGTCGTCGCCATCCCGTCCAGCACCGGCATCTGGATGTCGACGAGGGCGACATCGGGACGGTGGCGCAGCGCGAGCTCGATGGCCTCGCGTCCGTTGGCGGCCTCACCGACGACGCGGATGTCCGGTTCGGCATCGAGGAGGGCCCTGAACCCGCCGCGGATGAGCGGTTGGTCGTCGGCCAGGAGAACGTCGATCACCGGATCTCCGCGGGGAGATCGGCGCGCACGGCGAAGCCGCCACCGGTAGCGGGACGGGCTGTCAGTCGTCCGCCGAGCGCGGCGACCCGCTCCCGCATCCCGCTCAGCCCGACGCCGGGCACCGGTAGTTCGTCAACGGTGGCGACGCCGTCGTCCTCGACCCGGACCGTCAGAACCTTCGCGCCGTAGTCGAGCGTCACCGCCGCGCTCGCCGGCCCGGCGTGGCGCGTGATGTTGGTCAGCGACTCCTGCACGATCCGGTAGGCGGCACGATCGACCTCCGCCGGGAGCAGCCGCGACCGGCCCGTGACGTTGAGGTCGACGCGAAGCCCCGTCGAGCGGGCCCGTGCGAGCAGGTCGGGCAGCCGGTCCAGGCTGCTCGGACCGGACTGGTCGGTCCGCAGCACCTCGAGGGTCTCCCGCAGCTCGCGCGTGGCGTCGGAACTGGCGCTCTGGATGGCGAGCAACGCGTCGGACACCGCCTCTCCGCGTTTGCGGGCGAGGTGGATCGCAACACCGGCCTGCAGCTTGATGACCGAGATGCTGTGGGTGAGGGAATCGTGCAGCTCACGCGCGATCCGCAGCCGCTCCTCCCCGGCCCGGCGCACGGCGAGCTCCTCGCGGGTGCGCTCCGCCTCGGCCACCCGCTGCTCCGCTTCATGCAGGTAGGCGCAGCGTTGGCGGGCCACCTCTCCGCCGACGATCGCGGCGACGAACCAACCGACCGGCAGTATCGCCTCCTGGATCGCGTCCTGGAATGCTGTGCGCGAGCCCGCTGCGCTCATCAGTTCGTGGATCACCGTCTGGGCCGCGAGCGGGAGCGCGACGACGATTGCGAGCATCCGGTGCGCAGCCTTCGTGGCCGTGTAGAGCGCCACCAGCGCAGCGACCGTCGCGACCGGGTCGGGATGGACCCGCAGGCTGTAGGCGAGGCCGCACCCCGCCGCCACGAGCAGCACCGCCCTGGGGACGCGCCGGCGGAACACCAATGCCAGCGGCGCGAGGACGAGCAGTACCAGGTCGAGCGGAGCGGGTGCCGCGTCGTCCACCCCGCCGAGGAGCCCCGCTGCCAGTACGCCTGCGGCAATCGCAACCGCGAGCGCTGCATCGAACTGGTACCGGCTCGCTGAGGCCATCCCGGCAGCCTAAGCGAGCTGCACCGACCCGGGCGTCCTGCGCGCGATGTACTCCCACCGGCGGACATCGACCGGGCACCTACCCCAGGCCGAGCGGTAGAAGACGCTTCCGGCGGTCGACGACACGCACCGCATGCACGACCACCATTCGTGTCGTGGTCAACAGCAGCCGGCTCACACCTCGGTGGCGCAAGTTCCTCCTGACGATCCACATCGCCGGGAGTGTCGGCGCCTTCGGCGGTCTGGTTTCCGTCGCGACCCTCACGACGTCCACGCTCGGCGGAGCCGACGCCCTCACGGCCTACCGCGCCGCCTACCTCGCCGAGACGGCGATCGTCATCCCGCTCGCCCTCGTCGCGCTGGCCAGCGGCATCGCACTCGCGACCCTGTCCCGATGGGGACTGTTCCGGTTCTGGTGGGTCGCCATCAAGCTCGTCATCACCGCGGCACTGGCCGCACTCGCCTCGTTCGGCCTCGCACCTCACCTCCACGAGGCCGCCGACCTCGCGACGGCCGGGGCACCCATCAGCACCGCAGAACAGCTCGAACTGGCGATGTTGCCCGCGGGCGCAGCGGTTCTGCTGCTGGTCAACATCGCGCTCAGCGTCTACAAGCCGGCCGCCCGGCTGAAGCGGGACAAGGCTGCGCGGCGCCCGAGCACATCCGCCGGGAAGACGGCCCTCCGGACCTGACTGCCGACGTCCTTCCGCTCCGACAGGGTCACGAGCGGCGGACGCGCTGTTCGCGCCCCCCGCCGGATGCCGCGGTTCCGACGGGCAGCGGCCCGTTGAGGACCCGGTCGACGTACTCCGCGGTGATCGCGACCAGGTCCTCGTCGTCAAGGCTCGCGACCGGGGGCAGCGCGAGGATGAACCGGGTCAGCGCGATCCCCAGCAGGTGCGTGCTCAGCAACCCGGCCCGCAGTTCCGCCTCGGCCCCGTCTCCCAGGAGCCGGCGGACCATCACGGTCACCTGATCGGCGAACACGGCGCGGAGCCGCTCGGCCGCCTCCTCGTGCGTGACCGCCGAGCGCAGCAGGATGCTGAGAGGACCGTTGCGGTCGTTGCGCCACATCGTCACGAAGTGGTTCGCGAGCACCCCGCCGACCTCTTCGCGCGGGATCGCGCCGAGCTCGGGCAGCTTGAGGTCGACGTCCACGGCTGCCGCGAACAACCCGTCCTTGCTGCCGTAGTAGCGCATCACCATCGACGGGTCGATGTTGGCGTCCGTGGCCACCTGCCGGATGGTGGTCCGGTCGTAGCCCTGCTCGGTGAACCGAGCACGTGCTGCACTGAGGATCGCCTCACGCGCGGCGAGGGAGCGGTTCGTGAACGGCATCTACCGACATTATGCCAACGCGTGTTGCAAGACCAGGACCCGCTGCGCCGCGCCGACATCGGCGTCCGCGGTGGGGAACCGGAGATTGCTCGACGAAAGACGTGGCCGGGATGTCGAGACCGGCGTAGCGGCTCCGTCCCAGGGGCGGATGCGGCCGGCATGCCGCACCAGCCACCTACCGGAAGGACAGCCGCCATGGCCGTCGCAGAGGACCTCGACCGCGCCACCGACTCGCAGTGGGACTGGGTCGCCGAGCACACCCGCACGTACCTGGACTCGGGCGGCACCGAGGGTCACGAGAACAACGGCGTGCACACCCTCGTGCTCGCCACGACCGGACGCCGGACCGGTACGCCTCGCCGCACCTGCCTGATCTACGGCACCTCGGGCGGCGACTACGTCGTCGTCGCCTCCAAGGGCGGCGCCGAGGAGGACCCGGCGTGGTTCATGAACCTCGAGGCCGACCCCGGCGTCGGGGTGCAGGTCGGCACTCGCCGCTTCACCGCGCGCGCCCGCGTCGCGTCCTCGGCCGAGCGCGCACCCCTCTGGGCCCAGATGGTGGAGATCTTCCCGCTCTACGACGAGTACGCGCAGAAGACCGACCGCGAGATCCCGATCGTCCTGCTCACCCCGCTCGGCTGATCCCCTGGTGAAGGCGAGCCGGGCTTCAGGTCAGCTCGTCGGAGCGGCCGGCTCCGATGCGGGACCACTGGGCGATGGGGCGTCCGTTCGTACGCCAGACCTCGGGGTTCTCGGCGTCACCCCAGGGCTGGGGCCAGCCGTCCGGGGAGTCCTCCCACGCCTCCTGGCGTCCGTAGACGGTCATGTCCAGCAGCCCGTGGGTGGGGGCCATGATCTCGACGCCGCGACCGCCGGTGTAGTACGTCTCGAACACCCGCTCGCCGTCGCGGACGTAGCAGACGAGGTGGTGGCGCTGCCAGTCGCGACCCTCCAGGAGTTGCGCCGCCGTCTTCTCGACCGAGTACCACGGCATCTCCAGGCCCATGAAGTCCCGGTAGCGGACGCTTTCCTCGTACGGGCCCTTGCAGAGCACGGCGTACGTCGCGTCCCGGGAGTGGATGTAGGACAGCTCGCGGACCTGGCTGTTGAAGAACGTGCAGCCCTCGCACTGCTCCGCGGCGGGCCTGCCGGGCCACCAGGCGTGGAAGTAAGCGATGAGCTGCTTCCGGCCTTCGAAGACGTCGAGGATCGTGACCGGTCCGTCGGGACCGATGACCTCGATGGTGGCGTCGACCTCCACCATCGGCAGCCGCCTCCGGGCCGCCGCGATCGCGTCCCCTTCGCGGGTGTGCTCCTTCTCGCGTGCGAGCAGTGCTTCCCGCGCCTCCTGCCAGGCCTTCCTGTCGACGACAGGCGGGAGGGCCGGTCCGGGTGACTGGTCGTTCATGATCGCCTCCATGCGTCTCGTTGTGGTTCTGCCCACCGACGAACGGGTCACGCGGGAATCGACATCGGGCGCCTCACGTCATCATGTCCGCCATGGCGCGAGGGAACGCACGAAGCTGATCATCGCTCGGCTGACGTCGTCGGATCGCTCCTGCTGGATCCAATGGCCGCAGCCCGGCAGCACGATCGCCTCGCGTGCGTGCGGCACCGCCGCCGAACGGCCCTCGATCAGCTCCGCAGCTCCCGGCAGCTTCGCGGCCAGGTCCCGGTCGCCGGTGATGTAGAGGGCGGGCTGCGTGATGACTGCGTTGTGCCACGGGCTGGTGAGCGCCCAGTTGCGGTCGAAGTTGCGGAACCAGTTCAGGGCCGGGGTGAAACCGGTGCGGGCGAAATCCTCGGCCACGGTGTCGATGTCCTGCTCGGTGAGCCAGCCGGGCAGCTCGCCCGGTTCCGGCCAGATGTCGAGCAGGTGGCCGCCCGCGGGGACGATCGGACTCCACGGATAGCCCTCGCCGGAGGCCCCGTACAGCGCGCGGCGTACCGTCGCGCGCGGGTCCTCGCCGAGCTCCTCGTCCGCGACGCCCGGCCGCTGGACGTAGACGGAGTAGTAGTTCTCGTAGTCCGCACCCGCGACGGCGCGTAGCCCGGCCAGGTGAGCGCCGTCGGCATGCGGCTGGAACGGCGTGCTCAAGGACACGACCCCGCGTACCACGTCGGGCCGCATCAGCGCCGCGTGCCAGGTGACGACCCCGCCCCAGTCATGTCCGGCCAGTACGGCACGTTCCTCGCCGAGCACGTCGACCAGCTGGATCACGTCGCCGACGGTGTGCAGGATCGTGTAGTCCTCGACGGCGTCCGGCAGTTCGGTTCGCCCGTAGCCCCGCTGGTCAGGGGCCACGGCGTGATATCCGGCCGCGGCCAATGCCAGGAGCTGGTGGCGCCAGGAGTACCAGGTTTCCGGGAAGCCGTGCAGCAACACCACGAGCGGTCCCGAGCCCGCCTCGGCGATGTGCATGCGGATCTCGCCCACCTGGACCGAACGGTGGGTGATCCCGGTCGTCGAGGTGTCTTCCAGGGCGACGTTCTTCATGATCCGAAACTATGAGCGCGAAGGCGGCAACGCCCATGGCCGCGCTGCTCACGTCGATACCCGATCGGCTCGGCCACCCGGGGACGAACAGGTCCTTGTTAGCCTCCGGCATGGACGTGATCGCCGACATGTTGTCGGCAGCGCGGGCCGGCGGAGCGACGACGGTCCGGCTGCGTGCCGCGGCCCCCTGGGGCGTCCGGCGCGACCGCGTCCCCTCCGTGGCGTGCCACCTGGTCACGCAGGGAACCTGCTGGCTGCGCACCCCCGGGGCAGAGCCGCTGCGGCTGGAGACCGGCGACTTCGCGCTGCTGCCGGACGGCGCCGGGCACACCCTGTCCAGCGACCGGCAGGGTTCCCGCGTTCTCGACGACGACGTCATCGCGGACCGGCCGCGACGTGCTGGACCCGAGATCGACATCGGGGGCATCGGCCCGGAGACCCGATGGCTCTGTGCCGGCTACCGCTCCACGGGCGCCCTGCCCCCTCCCCTGCTGGCACTCCTCCCACCGGTGCTGCACGTTCCGGCGCGGGAGTCGGCGGTGCGAGGCGACCTGACGGACACGCTCCGGATGCTGGCCCGCGAAGCCACCGCCGATCGCCCCGGCTCGCAGATCATCATCGACCGGCTCGTCGACATCCTGGTCGTTCACGCCCTGCGCGAATGGCTGCTGTCCGGCCTCGCAGCCACGTGGCCCGCCGCGCTCCACGACCTCCCAGTCGCCACGGCGGTGACCGCGCTGCACCACGAGCTCCACCGGCCGTGGACGCTCGACGAGCTGGCCGCGCGGTCCGGGCTGTCCCGTGCGACGCTCACCAGACGGTTCACCCTCCTGATCGGCGAGCCCCCACTCAGCTACCTGAGGCACAAGCGGATGGAACTGGCCGCACGCCGGCTGCGGGAGAGCGACGAGACGCTGACAGCCATCGCCGACCGCGTCGGCTACGCCTCGGAGTTCGCCTTCTCCCGAGCGTTCTCCCGAACCTTCGGCGTGGCACCGGGCCGCTACCGCGCAGCCAACAGACCGGACCGAGAATGCCGTGATGTGTGACGACCGAGATGCAGAGCCGCGACGGCTCGGGCGCCGCACCATGCTGCGCGCCGGTCTCGCGCTCGGCACGTCCTTGCCACTGCTACCGGTGCTCGACGGGCCGGCGTCGGCCGCACCGCCTGCCGAGAACCTGGCCGGGCTCGGTGTCCACCGGCGGGACGAGTGGGCGGACGGCCGACCGGCCACCGGGCCTCTGCACGCCGAAGCCGACGGCGACGTCCGGTTCCTGCTCGTACACCACAGCGCCTCGTCGAACACGTACGCGGCCGCTGAGGTGCCTGGTCTGATCCGAGGCTTCTACGCGGCGCACACCGGCGGCAAAGGATGGCCGGACGTCGCCTACAACTTCTTCGTCGACCGGTACGGCGAGATCTGGGAAGGCCGCACGGGCAGCCTGGCAGCACCGGTGATCGGGGACGCGACCGGAGGCAACCAGGGCTTCTCCCAGCTGTGCTGCCTGATCGGGGACCACCGCACCGAACCGCCCACGGCGGCCGCATCGGATTCCCTCAGCCACCTGCTGGCGGCGCTGGCCGACCGGCACGGCATCGACACCGCACCGGGCGCCACCACGACGTTCGTCTCGCGAGGCTCGAACCGATGGGCCGTGGGCAGGACCGTGACCACCAGCACCATCGCCGGGCACCGCGACATGTCGCGGACCGAATGTCCCGGCGATGCCTGCTACGCGCTGATCCACGGCCCCATCACGGAACGCGTCAACCTCCGCCGCCGGCCGCACGCGGCACCGATCAGATCGACGACCACGGCGCCGCCGCCTTCGCTCGGAGCGTCTGCCCCTGGCTCTGCGTCTCAGCCGACGCCCGGCCGACCTGCCGGTGACACCTCGGCGGACGGCCTGCTACCACTCGTGATCGGTGGCGGTTCGCTGGCTGCGCTGACCGCCGGTCTCGCCCTGCGGCTCCGGCGATCGCGACGTTCACCCGCCGAGGAGGAGCACGGGAGGTCCACGCGGTGACCGCCCACGATCGAGCCGCACGGCTCCACGGGCGGGACCGGCGACCGCGGCGTTCTGCGGCAGCCGCCGGCGTGCGCTCCTACAGGACGCCCGCGAACCGCAGGAACGACGCGATCGAGGTGACCGCCGCACCGTCGGGCAGCCGCACGCCCGCCGCCGGGGTCCAGCCGGACTGGTTCAGGTACGACCGCGGATCGTGTCGTATCTGGCCGATGAGCGTCTCGGCCACGATCCGGCTTCCGACGGGTCCGAGGGCTTCACCGTTGGTGCGCACCTCGGACTCCCGCAGGATGTAGAACCACAGCGGTGTCCTGTCCACGAACCCGCCCTTGTCCAGGGCGTCACGCACACCCTGGTCGAGCCCGGTGGTCAGCTCCGGTGTCGTCAGTGGCGGGATCCCGAGTGCGGCGGCGACCGCCTGACCGGTGGGGATGCTCAGCCGGAACCCGCGGAGGAGGTTGCGTCGCGCGAGGTGCTTGAGCAGCGTCTCCAGCGCACCGCCCGCCGGTACCTGCGTTCCTGCGACCTGGTTGACCATGTTCGCGAGCGGGGCGGCCAGGAAGGTGTCGATCGGCCGCGCGGACCGGATCGGGAAGGCGACGTCGAGCTCGACGAAGCGGTCCCACTCCGCGGTCCAGTTGTCGGGCAGCTCGTCGGCACCGCCGATGAAGCCGCCCGTACCCGTGAACTGGAAGAGTTGTTCGAGGGTCGCCTGCGGCTGGAAGATGTTGCCGGGGGCACCGAAGTTGCGGTTCCAGTCGTAGATGCCGCGCACCATGCTGTGGCCGAACCGGAAAGCGGCCACCGAGAACTCCAAGGGCATATACGGCCGCGGCCGGTCGGCGAGCCCCAGCAGGTCGTCCTCGCTTGCGAGCACGCGATCCACGGCGCCGTCCTCGAGGACGGTCGCGAGGTAGTCGTGGACGCACAGCCACTGGTAGGTCCAGCGGGTGAGGTCGCGGGCACGGGAGAAGACGTCGCCGACCCCGGTGCGCTCGGGTTCGTTGTCGCGTACCCAGTCGACGGCATTGTTGTGGAAGCGCAGGAACGCCACGTGCAGCTGGGCGACGACGAGGTTCTCGTCGTTGCGGGCGTCGCCGATCTGCGGGACCCGGTTCACCCGGGGTAGGTCACGCTCACGGTCGTCGACCGGCGGGATGACCACCCCACCGCCACCCGCGACGGCCAGCTCACCGAGCTGCAGCTTGGCGCGGTCGTCCGCCCGGTACGGCACTGCGATCTCGTTCGGGTTCGGCTGCGCGAAGGGCCCGTCGCCGTACACGGAGTCGAGGTTGAGCGCAGGATTCCGCTTGTTCACCAGCAACGCGACCACCCCGGCCGGGGGCATCGGAGCCAGTGGGGTCACGTCGATCCCGACGACCTTGTCGTTGTCGGTGGCCGCGGTCAGGTCGTGATCGACGAACTGTCCCCAGTAGGTGTGGATCGGCGGGATGGGCGCGTTCGCCTGTGGCGCACCCTGCTCGATCATGGCGTTGCCCAGGTCGTTCAGGGCGTCCACGGTGTTCGCCGCGATAGCGGCTGTGTCCGCCGGTAGGAGCTTGGTGGGATCGGAAACGAGCGCTGGGAACAGGTAGTCGAAGTCGGTGACGCCGGCCATCGCCAGTGCCTCCGCCACGTCCGCGGTCTTGGCCACCTCGGCGTCCTGCGTGACATCGCTCAGCCGGACCGAACCGGCGTCGACGGCTTCCTTGGCCCCGGGCGCGGCATCGACGATCGCGTGCGCGCCGTGCCGCATCCGGGTGATGACCCGCCGTCCCTCGACGTTCTCGCTCATGCGTACCTCCTGTGATCCCTCGACCCGCCAGCGGCGAGCCCCCAGGAGGGAGGGCGAAGTGGCCCCGACAGATACCCGCAGCGAGGATGCCGGCGGCAAGCCGTCCGAGCCTCTCTTCACGACGGTGGGGTGACCGATGCCCACGGGACGAGGTCCGGTGCGAGCCGGGCGATGTCGTCCAGGTGGGGGGCGGCCGCACCGCCGTAGTCACGGGTCGACAGTGATCCGCACCAAGTGGCCAGGCGGAGACAGGCGTCGAGGTCGAGGCCGTTCGCGAGCCCGGCGACGAAGCCGGCGTCGAAGCAGTCGCCGGCCCCGACCGTGTCCACGACGGTGACCTCCGGCGGCGTCGCGGTGCACCGCACTGCGCCGTGGGCTGCCAGCGCCGCGTCGGCTCCGTTCTTCACGGCGACGACGGGGGTCAGCGCGGCGAGGTCCTCGACCGCGTCCGGCAGCTGCTCTCGGCCGGTGAGCCGGCGTGCCTCGGCGGCGTTCGGCAGGAACACGTCGATCGATCGGAGGACGGTGCGGACGGCGGGATCGCGCAGTGTGGATTCCACGTGCTGGGGGTCCATGACGACTCGGGCGTCCACGGCGCGGGCGGCGTCGACCACGGCGGCCAACCGCTCTCCCCGCCGCAGCTCGGCGATGAGCACGATCGCCGGGCGGTGCCGGATGATGGCGCCCGTGACGTCGCGGGGAGGCACCGGTTCCTTGAACGACAGGAAGCCGCGTTCCCCCGCGTGGGAGGCTGCGACGCTCACGTTGCGGACCGCGTGGTCGTGGACCAGGTAGGCCGACGTGTCGAGCCCTTCGGCTGCGGCGGTGTCGAGCAGGAGGCGGCTGTAGGGGTCGTCGCCGAGCTGGGCCGCCCAGGTCGGCGGGATCCGGAGGCGGTGCAGCGCGCGGGCATGGGTGAACGCGCCGCCTGCGAGGACCCGGATCTGGCTCGCGAAGATCTCCTCGCCGGGTTGCGGCCAGCGCGGCAGGCCTGCGAACACCATGTCGATGTAGTAATCGCCGATGACGAGGACGCCGTGCTCGTCCGTCACGTCCAGGTTCCCGTGTACTCGTGGTGGGCACGGAGGTAGTCCGCCGCCAGGCTGCGGGCCCGGGGGAAGGACACGACGAGCGGGTGCGCCATGAGGGCTCGGACGGCGGTGTCCCGGGACCGGGTGCGGATGGCCTCCGCCGCCAGCCGTTCGAAGCTCTTCACCTGCCGCATGAGTCCTGCCTGCAGCGGAGGCACGGCACCGATGGGTAGCGGCCGGATCCCGGTGGCGTCGGCAACCACGCTGATCTCGGCCACGTCGGTGGGTTCGAGGTCCGGCAGGCATCCGGCGTTGGGGACGTTCGCGGCGGTGTAGCGGGGTGGCCCGCCTGCGAGGGCCTCGATGAGGTCGAGCGCCACTCCGGCGTACCCCTCCGTCCCCTCGCCCAACGTGCGCTCATGCGTGATGGCCGAGCCCGCTGGTTCGGCGTAGTGCATGTAGGTCGATCGGCGCCCTGCCTCGTAGGCCCGGTAGGCGGCGACCGCCTCGTCGGGTCGCTGCTGCGGGTCGAGATCGGCCAGTTCGCGCAGCAGCACCCGGTTGCGCTCGGCGACTTCCTCGCCGCGCGTCGCCGTCTCGGCCTGGATGTCTGCCAGCGCCTGTTCGGCGAAGTAGTAGTAGAACAGGTACTCGTTGCTCCAGGTGCCGAGCAACCTGAGCAGCTCGGTCGGGAAGAACCGCTGCAGGGTGGCCCGCCGGAACTCGTCGTTGCCGAGCAGCGGCGACAGGAGCTCCCGCCCGTGCAGGTCCCGCACCGCCCGGCACCACGACAGGTGGTTGAGCCCGTACACCTCGGGGCGCAGGTCGTTGGGCGCGAGCCCGTGCCAGGCGGCGACCGCGTGCTGGGCGAGGTTCGCGCTGTCGCAGATCCCGACGGTTCGCTCGAAACCCGCGTCCCGCAGGGCCTGGGTCACCAGGCCTGCCGGGTTGGTGAAGTTGAAAAGCCAGGCCTGTGGACTGCGCGTCGCAACCGACTCGGCGTACTCGAGGATCGTCGGCACGGTGCGCACCGCCATCGCGAACCCGCCCGGGCCGGTCGTCTCCTGTCCGAGCACGCCATGGCGCAGCGCGATGCGCTCGTCGGTGATGCGACCGCAGTCGCCCCCCTGCCGGATGGTGGTCACGACGTAGTCGACGCCCTCGAACGCCTCGGCCGGGTCGGTGGTGGTCCGCACCCCGACCGAGGAGTACGGCCGCGCCACCGCCGCCGCCACCGCTCCGAGGAGCCGCAGCCTCTCCGCG
Encoded here:
- a CDS encoding AraC family transcriptional regulator — encoded protein: MDVIADMLSAARAGGATTVRLRAAAPWGVRRDRVPSVACHLVTQGTCWLRTPGAEPLRLETGDFALLPDGAGHTLSSDRQGSRVLDDDVIADRPRRAGPEIDIGGIGPETRWLCAGYRSTGALPPPLLALLPPVLHVPARESAVRGDLTDTLRMLAREATADRPGSQIIIDRLVDILVVHALREWLLSGLAATWPAALHDLPVATAVTALHHELHRPWTLDELAARSGLSRATLTRRFTLLIGEPPLSYLRHKRMELAARRLRESDETLTAIADRVGYASEFAFSRAFSRTFGVAPGRYRAANRPDRECRDV
- a CDS encoding peptidoglycan recognition protein family protein; protein product: MCDDRDAEPRRLGRRTMLRAGLALGTSLPLLPVLDGPASAAPPAENLAGLGVHRRDEWADGRPATGPLHAEADGDVRFLLVHHSASSNTYAAAEVPGLIRGFYAAHTGGKGWPDVAYNFFVDRYGEIWEGRTGSLAAPVIGDATGGNQGFSQLCCLIGDHRTEPPTAAASDSLSHLLAALADRHGIDTAPGATTTFVSRGSNRWAVGRTVTTSTIAGHRDMSRTECPGDACYALIHGPITERVNLRRRPHAAPIRSTTTAPPPSLGASAPGSASQPTPGRPAGDTSADGLLPLVIGGGSLAALTAGLALRLRRSRRSPAEEEHGRSTR
- a CDS encoding peroxidase family protein; this translates as MSENVEGRRVITRMRHGAHAIVDAAPGAKEAVDAGSVRLSDVTQDAEVAKTADVAEALAMAGVTDFDYLFPALVSDPTKLLPADTAAIAANTVDALNDLGNAMIEQGAPQANAPIPPIHTYWGQFVDHDLTAATDNDKVVGIDVTPLAPMPPAGVVALLVNKRNPALNLDSVYGDGPFAQPNPNEIAVPYRADDRAKLQLGELAVAGGGGVVIPPVDDRERDLPRVNRVPQIGDARNDENLVVAQLHVAFLRFHNNAVDWVRDNEPERTGVGDVFSRARDLTRWTYQWLCVHDYLATVLEDGAVDRVLASEDDLLGLADRPRPYMPLEFSVAAFRFGHSMVRGIYDWNRNFGAPGNIFQPQATLEQLFQFTGTGGFIGGADELPDNWTAEWDRFVELDVAFPIRSARPIDTFLAAPLANMVNQVAGTQVPAGGALETLLKHLARRNLLRGFRLSIPTGQAVAAALGIPPLTTPELTTGLDQGVRDALDKGGFVDRTPLWFYILRESEVRTNGEALGPVGSRIVAETLIGQIRHDPRSYLNQSGWTPAAGVRLPDGAAVTSIASFLRFAGVL
- a CDS encoding carbohydrate kinase family protein, which encodes MTDEHGVLVIGDYYIDMVFAGLPRWPQPGEEIFASQIRVLAGGAFTHARALHRLRIPPTWAAQLGDDPYSRLLLDTAAAEGLDTSAYLVHDHAVRNVSVAASHAGERGFLSFKEPVPPRDVTGAIIRHRPAIVLIAELRRGERLAAVVDAARAVDARVVMDPQHVESTLRDPAVRTVLRSIDVFLPNAAEARRLTGREQLPDAVEDLAALTPVVAVKNGADAALAAHGAVRCTATPPEVTVVDTVGAGDCFDAGFVAGLANGLDLDACLRLATWCGSLSTRDYGGAAAPHLDDIARLAPDLVPWASVTPPS
- a CDS encoding 6-phospho-beta-glucosidase, translated to MGSRKLALVGGGGVRAPLFVESAAARAHALGLEEIVLLDIDAERLRLLGAVAAAVARPYSSVGVRTTTDPAEAFEGVDYVVTTIRQGGDCGRITDERIALRHGVLGQETTGPGGFAMAVRTVPTILEYAESVATRSPQAWLFNFTNPAGLVTQALRDAGFERTVGICDSANLAQHAVAAWHGLAPNDLRPEVYGLNHLSWCRAVRDLHGRELLSPLLGNDEFRRATLQRFFPTELLRLLGTWSNEYLFYYYFAEQALADIQAETATRGEEVAERNRVLLRELADLDPQQRPDEAVAAYRAYEAGRRSTYMHYAEPAGSAITHERTLGEGTEGYAGVALDLIEALAGGPPRYTAANVPNAGCLPDLEPTDVAEISVVADATGIRPLPIGAVPPLQAGLMRQVKSFERLAAEAIRTRSRDTAVRALMAHPLVVSFPRARSLAADYLRAHHEYTGTWT